The Paenibacillus sp. FSL R7-0204 genome includes a region encoding these proteins:
- a CDS encoding type I polyketide synthase gives MSHPEYPYNGNEIAVIGMAGRFPQSENLEAFWQNLTGGKECISHYSSRELEEAGVDPEILSQPNYVRAKGEIGQLDAFDAAFFGINPKDAELMDPQHRMMLECAWEALEHAGYQSAECGSSMGVFVGKSMSSYLFLNLYPHIQKMLATGNLQAAIGNDKDSMATTISYRLNLKGPSIAVQSSSSTSLVSVCMAAQSLLTYQCDTALAGGITVGPPERAGYLFEPGGIMSADGHCRAFDENSSGFVPGNGYGLVVLKRLDEAIRDKDHIWSVIKGFAVNNDGADKISYTAPSVGAQSEVIASAQALAEVHPETIGYIEAHGTGTRMGDPIEIEALTQAFRLGTNQRRYCPIGSVKTNIGHLDSAAGIAGFIKATLMLHHKQIPPTLNYERPNPAIDFDGSPFYVNTGLIDWKEQAYPRRAGVNSLGMGGTNAHVVLEEGPCMESAPAAPRWHILPVSAKSETSRAGNLSRLQHYLREETQTKLADVAYTLSVGRQPFGIRAAVVCSTQEEAVLALEASDPQGLYQGESPSRSRPLVFMFTGQGSQYSGMAADLYAAEPVFREYYDRCAVQIHSLTGMDIKPLMQSLKNYPQALDVNETALTQPLLFAVEYAMAQLLISRGLRPQAMIGHSLGEYAAAAIAGVFQLEDAVMLVCRRAEWMSRTESGAMLAVGLSREAVHGYLQERITLAAVNSPGLCVLSGEEAAIAKLEQRLTDEGVFNKKLATSHAFHSPLMQPMTAAYHELLLQVELKEPSVPIMSCLTGNWLKAEEAIDPGYWTRHILEPVVFMDGLGVLLSEGNRLFVELGPGSTLCSLGRQNPAAEDDSLWVPALRSVQRQEEDTHVLAQAIAKLWVCGADVDWGLYFGNETRRRVPLPTYAFSRQSYWVYPEAAPSASNATVMDASQASGTALPFTPIPAQHQTGLHHARPKVSAAYRAAEGSIEQQLVEILERELHIHPVGADDNFFELGGHSLLATQVLDRIRQALGTQLSIESIFLHPTVSGMAGLLANTSVETRKEQSIAGLFQELAAMSNGEIASSLAEDKLKPSGGKG, from the coding sequence ATGAGTCATCCTGAGTATCCTTATAACGGAAATGAAATTGCGGTTATCGGCATGGCAGGAAGATTCCCGCAGTCCGAGAACCTGGAAGCCTTCTGGCAGAATCTGACGGGGGGAAAAGAATGTATTTCCCATTACTCCAGCCGGGAGTTGGAGGAGGCAGGCGTTGATCCCGAAATTCTCAGTCAACCGAATTATGTCCGGGCCAAAGGGGAGATCGGCCAGCTTGATGCGTTTGATGCCGCTTTTTTCGGGATCAATCCCAAGGATGCGGAGCTTATGGACCCCCAGCATCGGATGATGCTCGAATGTGCTTGGGAAGCGCTGGAGCATGCTGGCTACCAATCTGCGGAGTGTGGAAGCTCCATGGGCGTTTTTGTAGGAAAAAGCATGAGCTCATATCTGTTCCTGAACCTCTATCCTCATATTCAAAAAATGCTGGCCACCGGTAATTTGCAGGCTGCCATCGGCAATGACAAAGACAGTATGGCTACAACGATCTCCTATCGCCTGAACCTCAAAGGCCCGTCGATAGCAGTGCAGTCCTCATCGTCCACCTCTCTGGTCTCCGTCTGCATGGCAGCACAGAGTCTGTTGACCTATCAATGTGACACGGCACTGGCTGGAGGCATCACGGTTGGCCCGCCAGAACGTGCAGGCTACCTGTTTGAGCCTGGAGGAATTATGTCAGCGGACGGGCACTGCCGCGCTTTTGACGAGAATAGCAGCGGATTTGTTCCTGGCAACGGTTACGGTCTTGTCGTACTGAAACGGCTGGATGAAGCGATTCGCGACAAGGATCATATCTGGTCTGTCATCAAGGGATTTGCTGTCAACAATGACGGAGCGGATAAAATCAGCTATACCGCACCAAGCGTAGGCGCCCAATCCGAAGTCATCGCTTCGGCTCAGGCGCTGGCAGAGGTTCACCCGGAGACGATCGGTTACATTGAAGCGCATGGAACCGGCACTCGGATGGGCGATCCCATTGAAATAGAGGCGTTGACCCAAGCGTTCCGCCTTGGCACGAATCAGCGTAGGTATTGCCCGATCGGTTCGGTCAAGACGAACATAGGGCATCTCGATTCTGCCGCCGGCATTGCCGGATTCATCAAAGCGACGCTGATGCTGCACCACAAGCAAATTCCGCCAACGCTCAATTATGAGCGCCCTAACCCGGCGATTGACTTTGACGGCAGTCCTTTTTACGTAAACACAGGGCTTATAGATTGGAAGGAGCAAGCCTACCCGCGCCGCGCCGGAGTGAACTCGCTCGGTATGGGCGGCACCAATGCCCACGTGGTTCTTGAAGAGGGTCCGTGTATGGAGAGTGCACCGGCCGCGCCGAGGTGGCATATTCTCCCAGTGTCAGCGAAATCCGAGACCTCCCGTGCCGGTAATCTGTCCCGGCTGCAGCACTATTTGCGCGAAGAGACACAGACGAAACTAGCGGATGTGGCATATACACTATCGGTTGGACGGCAGCCGTTCGGGATCAGGGCGGCTGTGGTCTGCTCCACGCAGGAAGAAGCTGTCCTGGCATTGGAAGCATCGGACCCGCAAGGGCTATACCAGGGAGAAAGTCCTTCCAGGAGCCGTCCTCTGGTGTTTATGTTCACGGGGCAAGGCTCGCAATATAGCGGGATGGCTGCAGACCTATACGCTGCTGAGCCGGTATTTCGCGAGTATTACGACCGCTGCGCAGTGCAGATTCATAGCCTGACGGGAATGGATATTAAGCCATTGATGCAATCCCTGAAGAATTATCCGCAAGCCCTGGATGTGAACGAGACCGCGCTTACCCAGCCGCTGTTATTTGCTGTTGAGTACGCTATGGCCCAGCTTCTGATCAGCAGGGGACTTCGTCCACAGGCCATGATCGGTCATAGTCTGGGAGAGTACGCCGCAGCAGCAATCGCAGGTGTGTTCCAGCTCGAAGATGCCGTTATGCTGGTCTGCCGCAGGGCAGAATGGATGTCCCGGACCGAAAGCGGAGCAATGCTGGCGGTTGGGCTCAGCCGTGAAGCAGTACACGGATATTTGCAAGAGAGAATCACGCTGGCAGCGGTCAACAGCCCCGGTCTATGCGTGTTGTCGGGAGAAGAGGCCGCCATTGCCAAGCTGGAACAGCGGCTGACAGATGAAGGCGTTTTTAATAAAAAACTAGCTACCTCTCATGCCTTCCATTCGCCGCTGATGCAGCCGATGACCGCAGCTTACCATGAGCTGTTGCTGCAGGTGGAGCTAAAGGAACCTTCTGTTCCAATCATGTCCTGTCTTACCGGTAACTGGCTGAAGGCTGAGGAGGCGATTGACCCCGGGTACTGGACCCGGCATATCCTCGAGCCGGTTGTCTTTATGGATGGACTTGGGGTCCTGCTGAGCGAAGGAAACCGGTTGTTTGTCGAATTAGGACCCGGCTCCACATTATGTAGTCTTGGGCGGCAGAATCCGGCAGCGGAAGATGACAGTCTATGGGTGCCCGCCTTGCGTTCTGTCCAGAGACAGGAAGAGGATACGCACGTGCTGGCCCAGGCTATAGCCAAGCTATGGGTATGCGGTGCAGATGTGGATTGGGGGCTTTATTTCGGAAATGAGACGCGCCGGCGGGTTCCGCTGCCAACGTATGCATTCTCCCGGCAGAGCTACTGGGTGTATCCCGAAGCTGCACCGTCCGCTTCAAATGCCACAGTTATGGATGCGTCACAAGCATCCGGGACAGCCTTGCCGTTCACTCCCATTCCCGCGCAACATCAAACCGGCTTACACCATGCCCGCCCCAAGGTATCCGCAGCATACCGTGCAGCGGAGGGGAGCATCGAACAGCAGCTCGTGGAGATTTTGGAGCGCGAGCTACATATTCATCCGGTGGGTGCAGATGATAACTTTTTCGAGCTGGGAGGTCATTCGCTGCTGGCCACCCAGGTACTGGACCGGATTCGGCAAGCATTGGGCACACAACTGTCCATCGAGAGCATATTCCTTCATCCAACCGTTAGCGGAATGGCCGGATTACTGGCGAATACGTCCGTGGAGACACGCAAGGAGCAATCCATTGCAGGTTTGTTCCAGGAATTAGCTGCCATGAGCAACGGCGAAATCGCCAGCAGCCTTGCAGAGGACAAACTCAAACCGAGCGGAGGGAAGGGGTAA
- a CDS encoding amino acid adenylation domain-containing protein translates to MAEQVTFSSLSPEHKEWFRRQMRERGIPVLQIPLDKQTREGNGLPLSYSQERLWLMEQLGGTASSYHLHQAIRITGAVKKDHLEASLRLLAAAHESFRTSFTAAEGKPQQHIAADSAIPLLQVKVTGATEAERLRQVEQAAQPLLTQPFDLGRPPLLRAGLYELAEDDHMLVFVIHHIVADGWSLRLLTEEWVQLYNVLCKGMSPPDNHRAYDYADYACWQREWMQAEMLTEGLHYWKEQLEGADPFYTIPSSCPRPRLLTSGGDSCMLRIEAEELEALRVLARSAGASLFMTVLAAFNVLLYRYTGRGDVVVGTPTAGRCREETEEMLGCFVNNVVLRTDIREAGSFTEVLQLTMQTVLGALKAQDIPFEHVLDALNPPRDMAYSPLFQLFFIFQQGGKSLDQLDGAVCTPQKWTQPSAKFDITLEVIEHLHHLDVMLEYNTDLYDKRIAEGLLANYVWMLGHLPATAQQTLPQLPLISPFEAAELHKAGTGPGVVYPEQATLYSLVEQQAAASPSAIAIVCGPRSYTYAELYGAAERLAAYLQCSVGAGPGRRIGICARSSFELAAGILGILISGSAYVPLDPDFPEQRLQYIAGHAGLDCILVDHPAEAGRFGNHRCCDISPGSLCWQTNHAPADSWASEQPQHAYMIYTSGSTGLPKGVAVTHRNAVHFLYAMQDLLQLNAGDSLLSVTTCSFDIFLLELFLPLSAGSTVIFPQQGSSSNPAQLMENMNRYKPTIMQATPVLWRLLLAEGWQGSPHMTVLCGGEELKTEMAAQLLQRGKAVWNLYGPTETAVWSLAHKLMPDELLHKVPIGRPIGRTTCWIMDEALALVPYGAEGTLYIGGDGVTAGYHRQPELTAQKFITNPLDKAGGRLFNTGDRVRLLPGGAMVYLGRNDQQLKLRGFRIEPSEIEQQLNLQPEIAASAVVACDDGQGEPLLAAYWVPSASAAGNEAIADEADWKEILRKVLPSYMIPARFVKLAELPLTPNRKVDRQFLSRLALDKAVLTRSYTAPRSTTEIRLAEIWGEVLNRTSVGIHDHFFDLGGNSLLAVKLLAEIRSRMQVELTLRELLIASTIANMASELDDVAAAPLSETGSSSRVGLPEFIVSPEEAFEPFPLTEVQMAYWSGRRTDSAATHVYQEMEFAGLDIEHFEQCFQTLIKRHPMLRARVMPDGMQQILEEVPPYPVRMADVSGCSESERVSRLDDIRQVMSQTIHTGSWPMFTIEATRLPEGLTRLHISFDLMIADALSFRIILDELAALYAGTAPLPPLEATFRDYVLALLSVTSADRYRMAQSYWQERLPRLPAGPQLPVAASQGLKRQAFKRWKAVLPASLWSRLSAAARRRGLTSSALLLACYAEVLALYAKQPHFLLNLTLFNRLPLHPQLEHLVGDFTTISLLEVDYRDSLPFGTRAEQLQERLWTDLDHRLYSGIRVTEQLMAHSILSEPVPVVFTSLLDLSDKEQTTAGFDQIFQRRNESDTEARSLSETPQVWLDHQVAERDGELHYNWDAALSKFPPGVLDEMFDIYGSLLRRLAEEEEAWELPLPLADSGSAGFAHRLSLADIDTRHQHIQETQDIALHHGFQRMARTQPNAPALIAGGSTFSYGELNRQANAVAHQLAAYGIQPETLVAVVMEKGWEQVVAVLGILKAGAAYLPVDAGLPAYRIGELLELGQVQVVLVQSSVPACDWATASIHTIEVNGITGNEDIPEYEGDADGIGEQLAYVIFTSGSTGTPKGVMISHRAAVNTLSDINRSYGLNPQDVVLGLSSLSFDLSVFDIFGCLAAGGTLVLPDPQRLRDPAHWLEQVQKHRVTVWNSVPAFMNMLLMYAASEIRLDSLRLCLLSGDWIPASLPGAIHRLSAQAEVIALGGATEAAIWSIQFPVHTVDPAWTNIPYGLSMSGQRVYVLNARMEECPISVPGELYIGGLGVASGYWRDELRSAERFILSPITGERLYRTGDWGRYGSDGVIEFLGRDDLQVKISGYRIELSEIESTLKTCPGVQEAAVLAEGGEDARRLRAYVILDSDRQSLPDLATLRSHLRSRLPGYMVPYSISILEQFPLTPNGKTDRKALLAILPETIELAAVPAQSSLEEGIISIWKELLNRPHISREEHFFDLGGNSLKLVQMQLKLQDMLNREIPIIELFRHSSVAAMVEFFGSASGDKSPAGMEQKALDRADRRFQARQTRRR, encoded by the coding sequence ATGGCTGAACAAGTAACCTTCTCCTCATTGTCACCTGAGCACAAAGAATGGTTCCGGCGGCAAATGCGGGAACGGGGTATTCCCGTACTGCAGATTCCTTTGGACAAACAAACACGCGAAGGCAATGGATTACCGTTGTCCTACAGCCAGGAGCGTTTATGGCTGATGGAACAGCTCGGCGGCACCGCCTCCAGTTATCATCTGCATCAGGCCATCCGAATTACCGGTGCGGTGAAGAAGGATCATTTGGAAGCCAGCCTGCGCTTGCTGGCGGCTGCGCACGAGAGCTTCCGGACCTCATTCACCGCTGCAGAAGGGAAACCGCAGCAGCACATCGCCGCCGACAGCGCCATTCCGCTGCTGCAGGTCAAGGTTACAGGGGCAACGGAAGCGGAGCGGCTGCGCCAGGTCGAACAAGCGGCCCAGCCGCTGCTTACGCAGCCGTTTGATCTCGGCAGGCCGCCCTTGCTGCGCGCCGGATTATACGAGCTGGCAGAAGACGACCACATGCTGGTGTTCGTCATTCATCATATTGTTGCCGATGGCTGGTCGCTTAGATTGCTTACAGAAGAATGGGTGCAGCTCTATAACGTATTATGCAAGGGCATGAGCCCACCGGATAATCACCGTGCATACGACTATGCCGATTATGCCTGCTGGCAGAGAGAATGGATGCAGGCAGAGATGCTGACAGAAGGTCTGCATTACTGGAAAGAGCAGCTGGAGGGCGCAGATCCTTTCTATACAATTCCTTCATCCTGCCCGCGCCCGCGCTTGCTGACCTCGGGCGGAGACAGCTGCATGCTGCGGATCGAAGCGGAGGAGCTTGAAGCGCTCAGAGTTCTCGCAAGGTCGGCAGGCGCCTCGCTCTTCATGACTGTGCTGGCTGCCTTTAACGTGCTGCTGTACCGATATACCGGCAGGGGTGACGTTGTGGTCGGCACTCCGACAGCGGGAAGATGCCGTGAAGAAACCGAAGAGATGCTGGGCTGCTTCGTGAACAATGTGGTGTTACGAACGGATATCCGCGAAGCAGGCAGCTTCACAGAGGTTCTGCAACTGACCATGCAGACCGTGCTTGGAGCCCTGAAAGCTCAGGACATCCCGTTCGAGCATGTACTGGATGCATTGAATCCGCCCCGGGACATGGCTTATTCGCCTTTATTCCAGCTCTTTTTTATCTTCCAGCAAGGCGGCAAGTCATTAGATCAACTGGACGGTGCTGTCTGCACGCCGCAGAAGTGGACTCAGCCGTCTGCCAAATTTGATATCACACTGGAAGTTATCGAGCATCTCCACCATTTGGATGTCATGCTGGAATACAACACTGATCTCTATGACAAAAGAATAGCCGAAGGACTGCTCGCCAACTATGTCTGGATGCTTGGTCATTTGCCGGCGACAGCGCAGCAGACGCTCCCGCAGCTTCCCTTGATTTCCCCGTTTGAAGCTGCGGAACTGCATAAGGCAGGCACTGGCCCGGGGGTTGTTTACCCGGAGCAAGCGACACTGTATTCACTGGTAGAGCAGCAAGCCGCTGCTAGTCCATCAGCCATTGCTATTGTATGTGGCCCGCGTTCCTATACTTATGCCGAATTGTATGGGGCGGCAGAGCGGTTAGCAGCCTATTTACAGTGCTCTGTCGGCGCAGGGCCGGGCCGCCGTATTGGGATCTGTGCCCGTTCTTCATTCGAGCTGGCGGCTGGCATCCTGGGCATTCTGATCAGCGGCAGCGCTTATGTTCCGCTTGACCCGGACTTCCCGGAGCAGCGGCTGCAGTACATTGCGGGCCACGCCGGGCTGGACTGCATTCTGGTAGATCATCCTGCGGAAGCCGGGCGGTTCGGCAACCATCGTTGCTGCGACATCAGCCCAGGCAGCCTATGTTGGCAGACTAATCATGCTCCAGCTGACTCCTGGGCATCTGAACAACCACAGCACGCTTATATGATTTATACCTCCGGGAGTACAGGCCTGCCCAAAGGGGTAGCCGTGACTCACCGCAATGCGGTCCATTTCCTATATGCCATGCAGGACCTGCTGCAGCTGAATGCCGGGGATTCGCTGTTGTCTGTCACGACATGCTCATTTGATATTTTCTTGCTTGAGCTGTTCTTGCCATTATCCGCAGGCTCAACGGTGATCTTTCCACAGCAGGGAAGCAGCAGCAATCCGGCACAGCTTATGGAGAATATGAATCGTTATAAGCCGACCATTATGCAGGCAACACCGGTATTGTGGAGGCTGCTGCTGGCGGAGGGCTGGCAGGGTTCACCGCATATGACCGTACTCTGCGGCGGTGAGGAACTAAAGACGGAGATGGCTGCACAATTGTTGCAACGGGGTAAGGCGGTATGGAATCTGTATGGTCCCACCGAAACGGCGGTATGGTCTCTGGCCCACAAGCTTATGCCGGACGAGCTTTTGCACAAAGTCCCGATTGGCAGACCGATCGGACGTACAACCTGCTGGATCATGGATGAAGCACTGGCTCTTGTGCCGTACGGAGCCGAAGGTACCCTGTACATCGGAGGTGACGGCGTAACGGCCGGTTATCACCGTCAGCCTGAGCTGACCGCGCAGAAGTTCATCACGAACCCGCTGGATAAGGCGGGAGGGCGGCTATTTAACACAGGGGACCGGGTCCGGCTGCTGCCTGGAGGAGCAATGGTCTATCTCGGCCGTAATGACCAGCAGCTCAAGCTGCGCGGCTTCCGCATCGAGCCTTCTGAGATTGAACAGCAGTTGAACCTTCAGCCAGAGATTGCGGCAAGCGCCGTAGTCGCTTGCGACGACGGACAGGGAGAACCCCTGCTGGCAGCGTATTGGGTGCCGTCCGCTTCAGCCGCTGGCAACGAAGCCATTGCTGACGAAGCAGACTGGAAGGAGATTCTGCGTAAGGTGCTTCCCAGTTATATGATCCCGGCACGTTTTGTTAAGCTCGCTGAGCTGCCTTTAACACCGAACCGCAAGGTAGACCGGCAATTCCTTTCACGGCTGGCACTGGATAAGGCGGTGTTAACCCGCAGCTACACAGCGCCGCGAAGCACAACTGAGATCCGGCTCGCCGAGATATGGGGTGAGGTGCTGAACCGGACCAGCGTCGGAATACACGATCATTTTTTTGATTTGGGTGGTAATTCACTGTTGGCTGTCAAGCTGCTGGCTGAAATCCGCTCCAGGATGCAGGTGGAGCTGACGCTCCGGGAGCTGCTTATCGCCTCCACCATTGCCAACATGGCATCAGAACTGGATGACGTTGCGGCGGCACCTTTGTCAGAGACGGGAAGCTCATCCAGAGTGGGCTTACCCGAATTTATAGTATCGCCGGAAGAAGCTTTTGAGCCTTTTCCTTTGACCGAGGTACAGATGGCTTACTGGAGCGGAAGACGGACAGACAGCGCCGCTACTCATGTCTATCAGGAGATGGAGTTTGCTGGGCTTGATATTGAACATTTCGAACAATGCTTCCAGACACTTATTAAGCGGCATCCTATGCTGCGGGCAAGGGTTATGCCGGATGGCATGCAGCAGATTCTGGAAGAGGTTCCGCCTTATCCGGTGAGAATGGCAGACGTAAGCGGCTGCTCCGAATCGGAGCGCGTCTCACGGCTGGACGACATTCGTCAAGTGATGTCGCAGACGATTCATACCGGCAGTTGGCCCATGTTCACCATTGAAGCCACCCGGCTGCCCGAAGGACTGACCCGGCTGCATATCAGCTTTGACCTTATGATCGCGGATGCACTGAGTTTTCGGATTATCCTGGATGAACTGGCTGCACTGTATGCCGGAACAGCCCCATTGCCGCCCCTGGAAGCAACTTTCCGTGATTATGTGCTGGCCTTGCTGTCGGTAACCTCCGCAGACCGTTATAGAATGGCGCAGAGCTATTGGCAAGAGCGGCTCCCCCGCCTCCCGGCCGGTCCGCAGTTGCCTGTTGCGGCTTCTCAAGGCCTCAAGCGGCAGGCATTCAAGCGCTGGAAGGCAGTTCTGCCGGCCAGTCTCTGGTCGAGGCTGTCAGCGGCGGCACGCAGACGGGGGTTAACTTCCTCTGCCTTGCTGCTCGCCTGTTATGCGGAAGTACTTGCGCTGTATGCCAAGCAGCCGCATTTCTTGTTAAATCTAACGCTGTTTAACCGTCTTCCGCTGCATCCGCAACTGGAGCATCTGGTTGGCGATTTCACCACCATCAGTCTGCTGGAGGTCGATTATCGTGACTCTCTTCCTTTTGGCACCAGGGCTGAACAGCTCCAGGAGCGTCTGTGGACCGATCTCGATCACCGCCTTTACAGTGGCATCCGTGTGACAGAACAGCTTATGGCCCACAGCATTCTGAGCGAGCCGGTGCCGGTGGTGTTCACAAGCCTGCTGGACTTGTCTGACAAGGAGCAGACGACTGCCGGATTCGATCAGATCTTCCAGCGGAGAAATGAATCGGATACAGAAGCACGCAGTCTGTCGGAGACACCTCAGGTATGGCTGGATCACCAGGTAGCTGAGCGGGACGGCGAGCTTCACTACAATTGGGACGCGGCCCTGAGCAAGTTCCCGCCGGGAGTGCTGGATGAGATGTTTGACATCTATGGCAGCTTGCTGCGCCGTTTGGCAGAAGAAGAAGAGGCCTGGGAGCTGCCCCTGCCGCTGGCCGATTCGGGTTCAGCCGGATTCGCACACCGCCTTAGCCTAGCAGATATTGATACACGACACCAACACATACAGGAGACGCAGGACATTGCCCTGCATCATGGTTTTCAGCGAATGGCCCGCACTCAGCCCAATGCTCCTGCCCTGATAGCGGGCGGATCTACTTTCTCTTACGGAGAGTTGAACCGCCAAGCCAATGCTGTAGCGCATCAGTTGGCGGCGTATGGCATACAGCCGGAGACATTGGTTGCCGTAGTGATGGAAAAAGGCTGGGAGCAGGTGGTCGCGGTACTAGGGATCTTAAAGGCAGGAGCTGCCTACCTGCCGGTAGATGCAGGTCTGCCTGCCTACCGTATTGGAGAGCTGCTGGAGCTAGGACAGGTTCAAGTGGTACTGGTCCAGTCCTCTGTCCCTGCATGTGATTGGGCAACTGCCTCAATTCACACAATAGAGGTCAACGGAATTACTGGTAACGAAGATATACCGGAATATGAAGGCGATGCAGACGGAATAGGCGAGCAACTAGCCTACGTTATATTCACTTCCGGCAGTACAGGAACGCCTAAAGGGGTGATGATCAGCCATAGAGCCGCAGTTAATACATTGTCTGACATTAACCGCAGCTATGGGCTGAACCCGCAGGATGTCGTGCTGGGCCTTTCTTCGCTAAGCTTCGACTTGTCCGTATTCGACATCTTCGGCTGCCTGGCTGCAGGAGGGACACTGGTGCTACCGGACCCGCAACGGCTGCGCGATCCGGCACACTGGCTGGAGCAGGTGCAGAAGCACCGGGTTACGGTCTGGAACAGCGTTCCCGCCTTCATGAATATGCTATTGATGTATGCCGCATCTGAAATACGGCTGGATTCTCTCAGACTATGCCTGCTGAGCGGAGACTGGATTCCTGCTTCGCTTCCTGGAGCTATTCACCGCCTGAGTGCTCAGGCTGAGGTCATTGCGCTTGGCGGGGCAACCGAAGCTGCGATTTGGTCAATTCAGTTCCCGGTTCACACTGTCGACCCGGCTTGGACCAACATTCCCTATGGTCTATCCATGTCCGGCCAGCGTGTATATGTGCTGAATGCACGGATGGAAGAATGTCCAATATCAGTGCCGGGAGAGTTATATATTGGAGGTCTGGGCGTTGCCAGCGGCTATTGGCGCGATGAGCTCCGCTCTGCAGAACGCTTTATCCTGTCGCCTATTACCGGAGAACGCCTCTACCGGACGGGGGATTGGGGCCGCTATGGCTCAGACGGGGTTATTGAATTCCTTGGACGAGACGACCTTCAGGTCAAAATAAGCGGCTACCGTATTGAACTAAGCGAAATCGAAAGTACCCTGAAGACCTGTCCCGGCGTTCAAGAGGCTGCTGTGCTTGCTGAAGGCGGGGAGGACGCAAGACGTCTGCGCGCTTATGTAATACTTGATTCGGACAGGCAGTCCTTGCCGGACTTGGCAACACTGCGTTCTCATCTGCGCTCCCGGCTTCCGGGCTACATGGTTCCTTACAGCATCAGTATTCTCGAGCAATTCCCTTTGACTCCCAACGGTAAAACGGACCGCAAAGCATTGCTGGCCATTCTGCCTGAGACGATTGAACTTGCAGCGGTACCGGCCCAATCCTCATTGGAAGAAGGAATCATCTCTATATGGAAGGAGCTCCTGAACCGTCCGCATATCAGCAGGGAGGAGCATTTTTTCGACCTTGGCGGCAATTCGCTCAAGCTGGTTCAGATGCAATTGAAGCTGCAGGATATGCTTAACCGCGAGATTCCTATCATCGAGCTGTTCAGGCATAGCTCCGTCGCAGCGATGGTTGAATTTTTTGGAAGTGCTTCGGGGGACAAGTCTCCGGCAGGGATGGAGCAAAAAGCGTTGGACCGCGCAGACAGACGGTTTCAGGCCCGGCAGACACGCCGCAGATGA